CCGTCGTCTCGGTCAGTTCCATCGCATAGTCGGGGAGTTGGTCGGCCTCGATCACGCGCCGGAGCATTCGATTGAACTCCTTGGGCTGGGCGTCGCTGCCGGTCTTGTCGCGAAGCAACTCGACGCGGCACACCCATCCGCCGCGCTGCGTGCCGGCGTGCTTGCGGGCGATACGATACAGCGCCCGCTCAAGCCCGCCGGAGAGCAGGAAATAGTCGGGGTGCATGGTGAGCAGTGACTTCTCGTTGACGATGCCCTCATAGACCCAATCCGAGAGGGTCAGCGTCATGCCACGCGGCTGCTCCGTCTCGGCGTCGGTGTCGAAGGTCCAGCTATCGAGCCAGTTGAAGCCGGCCTTCTGCCGGCGCTTCGTGGCGCGGATCGAAGTCGTGATGGAGGTCGTCTGTAGCCGGAGGAGCGCGGCTTGCAGCTCCTGATAGTCCCTGCCCCCTGTGCTGCGCTTGATCGCCCGCAGCAGGTCGTAGGGCGTGGTTGTCAGCGTGCGGGGCAGATCGTTCAGCCCCTGCTGCTTCATGCGGTTGAGCGTGGACGCAGCCCATATCAGGATATCGGCATCCCAGATCGTGGCCATGCCGTAGTCGGGAATGGCCTGGACGCGCACCCAGGCATCGCCATCCGGGCTGCGATACTCGATCGGCTTCAGCCGCTTGCGCTTCTGGAGCGAGAAGAACGGCCGCTCCATGACCTCCCGCTGGTCCTTGAGCGGAAGATCGCCGAGCGCCGGAATGAACAGATCGAACTCGGGATTGGGATCGCGCCGCTTGCTCACGGCGCGAACCTGGTATGTCCCCGCTGGACCAGATACTGGCGCAGCAACCGCTCGGTGATGACGGTAAGGGGCTCCCCGCCCTCCTCGACGCTGAGTTGGCGCAGCGTGCGGTGCATGTCCTCGGGAATGTGGATCAGCACCGGCTTCTTGCCGGGATGGCTGCTGCGCCGGGCGGGTGCTGCCGGGGCCGGTGGTTCGGCCGTGCGCCGCGACCGGCGCGGGGCGGCGGGCTGCGGCGCGGGAGGTGCGTCGGCCACGGGAGCCGGTGCCTCGGGCTCGTCATCGAAGATGCCGGCGAGCGCGGAAGTTTTCTTCGCCATCATCCAACCTCGCTTACTTGCTTAGTCGTAAAGCCGCTTAGTCGCTTAGCCTCGCTATAGGCGGCGCGCAACTCGGCCGCCGCCTTGCTGTCCGGGTCCGTCTCGGCCGCCGTTCTGCCGAGCGGCGTGGCCTTGTAGAAATCCTTGCGGAAGTGGAGGCGGCTGTCGAACATCGTCACGCCCTTCGCCGCGAAGCCGGCATGGGCCTCCTGCCCCTCCCCGCCCTGATGCGGAACCTGCGTTAGTATGACGGCGAACGGCGTGCCTGCCTGCTGCACCTGCTTGACGGTCTGCAGCACCGAATGAACGTCCAGCCCTCGCGGCGCGACAGGAATGATGACGAAATCCGCCTGCTCGGCTGCGAGCAAGGCAATGTCCTTGGAGTTCGCCGGCGTGTCGATGATGATGAGGTCGATCTTGCCGCTGCTACGCCCGCGCGAGACGTGGAGCGGTAGGCCAGCGACGCTGCTGTCCTTCACCATCACGTCGTCGTCGTCGCGGCGTTCCGACCAGTAGAGCGCCGATCCCTGGCGATCGTCGGCATCGAGGATGACGACGGACGCTCCTTCCCGAGCGGCTTCCACGGCGAAGCCCGTCGACAGGGTAGTTTTTGATTGTCCGCCCTTCTGCGCGATGACAGCCCAGACCTGCATATATGCTCCTACTAAGCGGCTAAGCGATTTATACTGCTTAACCGCTTAGTATGCAATCTGCCGTCGCTTGGCTCGCCTAGATCAACATGCGGTCCTCAGCGTCACATCAATCAGGTTGGTGCCTTAATGTTGATCGAGTTCGATGCCGGCCCTGGAGCCCGGATCGCCATCCGAAGAGAGCCAAGACTGCCGCTTATCTAATTAATCGCTTAGTCGCTTAATAGCTTAGTTAGCTGGCCGCTTTTCGGTAGAACTCGACATGGAAGCGGACAGGGCCGAGCGGTGCGACATGATGCAGGATGGTGGGCTCCACGATCCCCGGCGCTCCTTCATGTGTGAGCACCGCTTCGAACGGATCGCGCCGGGAATCTGTCACTCGGTAGCTCAGGCTACCGCTCTCCACCTTGATAACCCCCCACACTCCGTCCTTGGTCGAATGATCGCTCAGCAGTCCCTTGGGAACAGTCTCTTCGGTGAAGGTATCGGTGCGCTTGTGGTATTCCAGTCCCTCAGGAAGGAGGGCAGCTGTAGCGGTCATGCCGCCTCAGCTGCGTAAAGCTCCACCTCACGGTTGATGAGGATATCCGCCAGGAACCAGTAGGCCTCGCCCCACGCGTTCAGAATGTCGTCGGTTGCAGCCTCGCCCAACACGTCACGAATCGCCGGCAGGAGCGCGTTGGCGACCGCAGGATAGTGTTCGGGCTTGATATGGGTCTCGACATGGCGCGCGGCGATGCGTTCGATCGCAGGCTTCAACGCGTCCAGCTTATCGACGTTCTGCGCAAAGGCGAGGATCGCCGCGGCAAGCCGCTTCGGCTGAGCGCCGGACTCGTGAGCCGCCATGTCGAACAAAGCCTTGATCTCGGGATCGACGAACAAGCGCTGGTACATGCGTGTGGTGATATCCACGCCATGCTGCTGGAGCGCCGGAGCCGTCGCTTTGACCAACGCCATCGTTTCGGGGGAGAGTGGCTTTGACATGCTGAGAGGCTCCGGATTGCAGACTTAGCGAGAAAACGCTCGGTGGGCGGGGCAGGTTTCCGACCGGACCGATCCTCACCTTTGCCGATGACGTGATGTATCACGAATTGCCGCGCCAGTCGCGAATGTCCTGAGTTCCGCGACAGCTGGGCAGTGCCGCTCACCCAGCGGGTTCGGTGTCGCAAAAGTCAGTCGCTTCCGCTGCTACTTCGCTGGGCATTAGCGCCATGAACGCTTAGCCGATCAGACCGCAGCCTCAGAAGGTACCGGCGCCGCCTGCACCAGACGAATAAACGCGGACCGCAGCGTTGTTCGCTCAGGATTTGAGAGAGTGGCTTGCTGATAGTGAATGCGGCCGACACGCAGAAGCGCTCGATCGTAATCCGGCGGGACTTGTGTGCTCGATGCAAATGCTGCCTGAAGAGCTGCCAGCTCTTGAGCTTCAAGTGCCGCAATAATGGGCTCAATCAGGCCATCGAGCCCTGTGTTTGCGGTCGCCGCACTTGCCGCTGCGGGGGTTGCTGGTGGCGCATAGGACAAGAAGGCGCTGATAGCCGCTTTGTCCCATTCAGTCGTGGTATCCGACTCCTGCTTCAACGAACGGCTTTGATTGGCCCGGGAAGGCTCGATTCCTAGAAGATGAACCCGCACACCAAACTGCTGCGCGAGAACGACACCGACGCGCACATCTTCGTCACCGGACACAAGAACAACATCGGTGATTGCCTGGTTACGTGCCAGCTCCACCATGTCGGTAACGATCAGTGCATCAACACCCTTCTGCTCGCCAGCCGAGTTAATCTGGCCGAGCCGCACCTTGATGTCATCGGAGTCAGCCAGAGCTGCCTGCTCCGGCGTAGGCCGACCCAGCCGCATTGCATCGTACCAGTAGATGCGGAGCAGGGGCAGGTCGCATTGCGCCTTCGCGACTTCCCTCAGCGCTTGCACGACCTTGGAAATGTCGAGCGTGATCGTCTCCCGGCTCTGCCGGGTGCCCGTTAGGAGTACTGAGCCCTGCGCGAACAGGTAACCCGCATCGACAAA
Above is a window of Roseomonas aeriglobus DNA encoding:
- a CDS encoding replication initiator protein A; this translates as MSKRRDPNPEFDLFIPALGDLPLKDQREVMERPFFSLQKRKRLKPIEYRSPDGDAWVRVQAIPDYGMATIWDADILIWAASTLNRMKQQGLNDLPRTLTTTPYDLLRAIKRSTGGRDYQELQAALLRLQTTSITTSIRATKRRQKAGFNWLDSWTFDTDAETEQPRGMTLTLSDWVYEGIVNEKSLLTMHPDYFLLSGGLERALYRIARKHAGTQRGGWVCRVELLRDKTGSDAQPKEFNRMLRRVIEADQLPDYAMELTETTDKSPAVLFRLRGEAEALALAERMRAEEERRARFDAERKRAEEIDAHMDRLAGRR
- a CDS encoding ParA family protein, which translates into the protein MQVWAVIAQKGGQSKTTLSTGFAVEAAREGASVVILDADDRQGSALYWSERRDDDDVMVKDSSVAGLPLHVSRGRSSGKIDLIIIDTPANSKDIALLAAEQADFVIIPVAPRGLDVHSVLQTVKQVQQAGTPFAVILTQVPHQGGEGQEAHAGFAAKGVTMFDSRLHFRKDFYKATPLGRTAAETDPDSKAAAELRAAYSEAKRLSGFTTKQVSEVG
- a CDS encoding DUF1971 domain-containing protein; this encodes MTATAALLPEGLEYHKRTDTFTEETVPKGLLSDHSTKDGVWGVIKVESGSLSYRVTDSRRDPFEAVLTHEGAPGIVEPTILHHVAPLGPVRFHVEFYRKAAS
- a CDS encoding NYN domain-containing protein, which codes for MRRSAVFVDAGYLFAQGSVLLTGTRQSRETITLDISKVVQALREVAKAQCDLPLLRIYWYDAMRLGRPTPEQAALADSDDIKVRLGQINSAGEQKGVDALIVTDMVELARNQAITDVVLVSGDEDVRVGVVLAQQFGVRVHLLGIEPSRANQSRSLKQESDTTTEWDKAAISAFLSYAPPATPAAASAATANTGLDGLIEPIIAALEAQELAALQAAFASSTQVPPDYDRALLRVGRIHYQQATLSNPERTTLRSAFIRLVQAAPVPSEAAV